Sequence from the Fusobacterium sp. IOR10 genome:
TTTTAGGTAATTCCTCTTTGACTATTTTTATTTCTAGTATTTTTCTATATTTTGGAGCAGTTACATTATAGCTATCAACAATTTCCCATTTTAGAGTTTCTGTAATATTATTTATTTTTCTTTCCTCTACAATCTTAAAATTAGGATAGATCAAAGCTAGTAAATGGTTTTTATGTTCAACTATTCCTATATCTTGAATTATGTCTGTTCCCTTTAATATTTCATTTTCTATTTCCACAGGATTTATATTTTTACCATTTGATAAAACTATCATTTCCTTTTTTCTTCCTATAATTGAGATATAGCCATTTTCTATTTTAGCTAAATCCCCAGTGTGGAACCATCCATCTTCATCTATTGCTTCCTTTGTAGCTTTAGGATTATTATAGTAACCCTTCATAACATTTCTACCCTTTACAAGGAATTCTCCATCCTCTGCTATTTTAGCTGTAACTCCAGGTATTAAAGTTCCAACAGTTCCTATTCTAATATCATTTTCCCTATTAAAAGCTATAATTGGAGATGTTTCTGTTAACCCATATCCCTCTAATACTCTAATTCCCAAAGTACTAAAGTCCTCTAGTATTTCTGGATTTATTTTAGCTCCCCCTGAAACTAGGTATCTTATATTTCCACCTAGAGCCTCATGAATCTTTTTAAAAATTAATCTACTAAACTTTTCATTATTTATTTTCTTACATAATTTAAATAATTTTGCTGTAAAAGATTTTTTATTTATCTTATCCATTAATCCCTTATGTATCATTTCCCAAAGTCTAGGAACCCCAACAAATATTGTAATTTTATGCTTTTGTAATGTACTCATTATTGAACTTGCTGAAAGATCATCTAACAATACAATTAATGCCCCTATATGTATAGCTATAAGTAAATTTATTGAAAGGGGAAACATATGATGAAATGGTAACAACGCTAGCATTTTATCCTCTGGTGTTGACATTTTTATTTCTGTTGTTGCATCTACATTTGACATTAAATTATCAAAGGTTAACATTACACCCTTTGGTTGTCCTGTTGTTCCTGATGTATACAGTAGTACAGCTACATCTTCTGGCTCAGGTGATCTTATAACATTTTCATCAACTTTAAAATCCTCTGGTATAGTTATCACTTGAGTGTTTATTACTTTGATTTCTTTCCCAGAAAGTTTAACTGCCTCAAGAGCTGTGTCATAATTTTTTGTTGAAGTTAAAATATATTTAGGATCACAATCTGATAGAACATACTCTAGTTCTTCAGCATTATATGAAGCATCAACATTTACTGGAATACCCTTTGCATCCCATAATCCAAAGAAATTGAATATAAATTCTGGTCTATTTTCCAAGAAATTTACTACCCTATCTCCCTTTTGAATTTTTAATATTGATGAAAAATACTTTGCTGCCCTTATTACCTCTGTATAAGAATACTTTCTATCCTTATAGGCTATAGCTTCCTTATTAAAATCCTTTACAAATTCCATATTTCCTCCGCAGTTTTTATATTTATAAATTATCTATTATTTCTTCTAGTTCTTTTTTGTCTTTAGTGGATAAGTCTATCCCTTTTTTTAATTTTACCAAAACTTCTGAATCTTGACCTGTCATACTTCTTTCTAACATTTTAATTATCATTTTTATATAAAAGTTCATCATTTCTCCTAAACTATATAGTAAATAGACAAGAAATTAAAGAAACTTCCTCCTATTACAAACATATGCCATATACAGTGACTAAATTTTAATCTTTTCATCATATAAAATAAAGCTCCCACTGAATAAGTTATTCCACCTATAATTAAAAAATCTAAAGATATGCTACTTAAAGCTAGTTTAATATCTTTAAATACAAACATTATCATCCAACCCATAAACAAATAAATTAATGTTGAAACTCCTTTAAATCTACCTGTAAAAAAGATTTTAAAAATAATACCAAGAAATGTAAGTCCCCATTGGGCAGCAAAAATAATCCATCTAGTTCTACCATGTAATACAGTAAAAATATATGGGGTATAAGACGCTGAAATTAAAACATAAATAGCCACATGGTCTAAAACCCTAAATGTATTTTTTGTTTTTCCTTGTTTTAAAATATGATATGTTCCTGACATTGAATATAGAAATATTAATGCTAATCCAAAAATTACGCATCCCACTGTATATCCCACTTCAAATGTTTTAGAAGATTTCATAACCATTAAAATTAAAGCAACTAATGACAACCCTGCTCCTATATAATGACTTATTGCATTTAGATATTCTTCTAAATTTTGTCTCATTTTTATCACCTCCTAACATAATCATATCTCATTATTTAATTTTTGTCCATATTTTTAAAATTTAAAATTGACATTTTATTGCTTTTAATTTATCATCTACTTATAGTTTTATTATTATATTTAGGAGGCTTAATGTATGAACAAAAGTATTTTTTTAAAAAATCGTTCTTATAGATCTTTTACAAGTAGAAGTATTTACAAGGAAGAGTTAATTAAAATGATTGAAAATGCTAGACTTGGAGCCAGTGCTAGAAATGCTCAGAATATTAGATACTCTATAGTTTGGGAAAAAGATTTATGTGATGAAATCTTTCCTAACATTGCTTGGGCTGGAGGGATAAAGTGGAACCCTTCTGAAAATCAATGTCCTAGAGGTTATATTATTTTATGTTTGCCAAACAATAGAAACCTTAATTATAATTATAATTATTTTGATATGGGAATAGCTGCACAAAATATACTATTAACTGCAACAGAAATGAATCTAGGAGGATGTATCGTTGCTTCCTTTAATAAAGATAGAATACAAAGTCTTTTAAATATTCCTGATAGTTACAGTCCAGAAATATTAATTGCCCTTGGGGAACCTGCAGAAAAATCTTCTATTTTTAATGCTATAAACAAGGAAACTAACTATTATCGTGATATTGAAAATCATCATATGTATGTGCCTAAAATTTGTACATGTGACCTTATATTAAAAAAATAGAGCAAAAGCAGGAATATTAATATTCCTGCTTTTTTGTATACCTATCTATTTATTTTTATTTGTTTGATAATATATCAATTACAGTCATGTCAATTTCTTTCATTCCTTCATTTGAAAGTCTTGCTACATTATCCATTGTATCTTCTATTTTTTCACTAACTATTCCATCTGTTTTACTAGCTCTAACCCCTGCTATTGAATATTTTGCTGCTAATACTGCTTCCCCAGAACAAGAACATAATTTTGCTGAACATCCGTCCTTTGCACCATCACACATCATCCCTGTAATACTTGAAAACATATTATTCATAGCACCTTTTATTTCTGCTAGTTTTCCTCCTAATAACCAAGTGATTCCAGCTGAAGCAGCTGTTCCACCTAACATACCACCACAGATTG
This genomic interval carries:
- a CDS encoding AMP-binding protein, with protein sequence MEFVKDFNKEAIAYKDRKYSYTEVIRAAKYFSSILKIQKGDRVVNFLENRPEFIFNFFGLWDAKGIPVNVDASYNAEELEYVLSDCDPKYILTSTKNYDTALEAVKLSGKEIKVINTQVITIPEDFKVDENVIRSPEPEDVAVLLYTSGTTGQPKGVMLTFDNLMSNVDATTEIKMSTPEDKMLALLPFHHMFPLSINLLIAIHIGALIVLLDDLSASSIMSTLQKHKITIFVGVPRLWEMIHKGLMDKINKKSFTAKLFKLCKKINNEKFSRLIFKKIHEALGGNIRYLVSGGAKINPEILEDFSTLGIRVLEGYGLTETSPIIAFNRENDIRIGTVGTLIPGVTAKIAEDGEFLVKGRNVMKGYYNNPKATKEAIDEDGWFHTGDLAKIENGYISIIGRKKEMIVLSNGKNINPVEIENEILKGTDIIQDIGIVEHKNHLLALIYPNFKIVEERKINNITETLKWEIVDSYNVTAPKYRKILEIKIVKEELPKTKLGKLRRFMFKDLIEDGEESKSSIKEETKKKTEAKKEDKEYDTVEFKALYEYIKKEHGEEITPDSHIEIDVGMDSLDIVEMNAFIEKTFGFEIDEDEVGTVKTIRKICEYIRQNSNFYHEENIDWKEILLNEEVNYTLPKSSIVTLTRILISPMLSIYLRLKKKGLEKISKDRRIYICNHESFIDALVVSKLFNNKQAKDTYYFAIKKHFEKPVMKFIADHGNIVLVDINKNLKESLQIAAKVLKSNKNLVIFPEGARTRDGELQNFKKFFAVLSKELNVPITVIGISGTYEAMPYGSKSIKPGNIKAEVLGDVIPEKLTVEDIVKESKAMIFNWKNKGKSMK
- a CDS encoding hemolysin III family protein, with product MRQNLEEYLNAISHYIGAGLSLVALILMVMKSSKTFEVGYTVGCVIFGLALIFLYSMSGTYHILKQGKTKNTFRVLDHVAIYVLISASYTPYIFTVLHGRTRWIIFAAQWGLTFLGIIFKIFFTGRFKGVSTLIYLFMGWMIMFVFKDIKLALSSISLDFLIIGGITYSVGALFYMMKRLKFSHCIWHMFVIGGSFFNFLSIYYIV
- a CDS encoding nitroreductase family protein, whose product is MNKSIFLKNRSYRSFTSRSIYKEELIKMIENARLGASARNAQNIRYSIVWEKDLCDEIFPNIAWAGGIKWNPSENQCPRGYIILCLPNNRNLNYNYNYFDMGIAAQNILLTATEMNLGGCIVASFNKDRIQSLLNIPDSYSPEILIALGEPAEKSSIFNAINKETNYYRDIENHHMYVPKICTCDLILKK